In Magnetospirillum sp., a single genomic region encodes these proteins:
- a CDS encoding formyltransferase family protein: MHIQICAYREWALAAARAVEALCAEHRFSTAKDPHELERQLIGAKAPDLICAIGWSWIFDRVLAESTWIVGVHPSDLPDFAGGSPIQNQILEGVTATKNTLFRITPDLDAGPILGKVPLSLAGHMHEIFANLTFSTVVLLDRFIRAFPDGIVQTPQVPSKKLRRLKPEAGRLHPDDFARMDTAKLFDFIRCREDPYPNAYMEDSAGILHFKRADFREKS, encoded by the coding sequence ATGCACATTCAGATTTGCGCATATCGCGAATGGGCGCTCGCCGCCGCGAGGGCAGTCGAAGCGCTGTGTGCCGAGCATCGATTCTCGACGGCGAAAGACCCGCACGAACTCGAGCGCCAGCTGATCGGCGCAAAGGCGCCGGATTTGATCTGCGCGATCGGCTGGAGTTGGATTTTCGATCGCGTACTCGCCGAGAGCACGTGGATCGTCGGGGTCCATCCGTCGGACTTGCCCGACTTTGCCGGTGGCTCGCCAATTCAAAACCAGATATTGGAGGGCGTCACCGCGACCAAAAACACGCTGTTCCGTATAACGCCCGATCTCGACGCGGGACCAATTCTCGGGAAGGTTCCGCTCTCGTTGGCGGGGCATATGCACGAGATCTTTGCGAATTTGACTTTTTCGACCGTCGTCCTGCTCGACCGCTTCATCCGCGCCTTTCCCGACGGTATCGTGCAGACGCCGCAAGTGCCGAGCAAAAAGCTTCGGCGCCTCAAGCCCGAGGCGGGTCGGCTGCATCCCGACGACTTTGCGCGGATGGATACCGCCAAACTCTTCGATTTCATTCGCTGCCGCGAGGATCCCTATCCGAATGCCTACATGGAGGACAGCGCCGGAATCCTTCATTTCAAGCGGGCCGATTTTCGGGAGAAATCGTGA
- a CDS encoding GNAT family protein, translating into MTTANGTERLEIRVMQQEDAEPARLLHNNDEMLMWLTDTTHVSQAQQADWYQSISKSQKSRRYALRRRSDNAFVGLFRVDAIDPVNRNCLVGCDVMPEMRKQGYATESFRYMLGYLFGFMGIHRVGLVTRADNQAGLALYAKLGFRREGVQRQAIFRCGVYVDLVAMGMLREEFSGS; encoded by the coding sequence ATGACGACAGCCAACGGAACCGAGCGTCTCGAAATCCGCGTCATGCAGCAGGAAGACGCGGAGCCCGCGCGCCTGCTGCACAACAACGACGAAATGCTGATGTGGCTCACCGACACGACGCACGTGTCGCAAGCCCAGCAGGCCGACTGGTATCAATCGATTTCGAAGTCGCAGAAATCGCGCCGATACGCGCTGCGCCGCCGGTCCGACAATGCTTTCGTCGGGCTGTTCCGCGTCGACGCAATCGATCCGGTCAATCGCAACTGTCTGGTCGGCTGCGACGTGATGCCGGAAATGCGCAAGCAAGGCTACGCGACCGAATCCTTCCGCTACATGCTTGGCTATCTGTTCGGCTTCATGGGGATTCACCGCGTCGGTCTCGTCACGCGCGCCGACAACCAGGCGGGCCTTGCCCTCTATGCTAAGCTCGGTTTCCGGCGGGAAGGGGTTCAGCGCCAGGCGATTTTCCGCTGCGGCGTCTATGTCGATCTGGTGGCGATGGGAATGCTGCGGGAAGAATTCTCGGGATCGTGA
- a CDS encoding DegT/DnrJ/EryC1/StrS family aminotransferase has protein sequence MKYPMFKVHMPVEAAMAKIRTVLESGFVNEGLQVSEFLAALQAHMGEKNVVLMNSCTSALTVAYRLCGVGPGTEVVTTPMTCVATNTPIVNLGATPVWADIDPTTGSIDAADIERRITPRTRAIVCVAWAGSPCDLEALGAVAKRHNLPLIQDAAHAFAATWNGQSVSKFADYTCYSFQAIKHLSSGDGGALVCRDDEKFALARKLKWFGYDRDAHKDAKGEWKGQRWSADIVPDEVGFKFNMNNIAAAIGLAQMPYIDGLIEAHRRNARVYSRIFDNSPTIRPLSVPHQAVSSHWVFTTLLVDEKLDRDGVMQRANDEGIGLGQVHLPNDIYSAFKDQKTDLPGVQRFADRQISFPCGWWLSEADCRTIAERTLELCRV, from the coding sequence ATGAAATATCCGATGTTCAAAGTCCATATGCCGGTCGAAGCGGCGATGGCGAAGATCCGCACCGTGCTCGAATCGGGCTTCGTCAACGAAGGTCTGCAGGTTTCGGAATTCCTCGCGGCGCTGCAGGCCCATATGGGCGAAAAAAACGTCGTCTTGATGAACTCCTGCACCAGCGCGCTGACGGTCGCGTACCGGCTGTGCGGCGTCGGGCCGGGCACCGAAGTCGTCACGACGCCGATGACCTGCGTTGCGACCAATACGCCCATCGTCAATCTGGGCGCCACGCCCGTGTGGGCCGACATCGACCCGACGACCGGCTCGATCGACGCCGCCGACATCGAGCGCCGCATCACGCCGCGCACCCGCGCGATCGTGTGCGTGGCGTGGGCGGGCTCGCCTTGCGATCTCGAAGCGCTCGGTGCCGTCGCCAAGCGCCACAATCTGCCGCTGATACAGGACGCGGCCCATGCTTTTGCGGCGACATGGAACGGCCAATCGGTTTCGAAATTCGCCGACTACACCTGCTATTCGTTCCAGGCGATCAAGCATCTGTCGTCGGGCGACGGCGGAGCGCTCGTCTGCCGCGACGACGAAAAGTTCGCGCTGGCGCGCAAGCTCAAATGGTTCGGCTACGACCGCGATGCGCACAAGGACGCGAAAGGCGAGTGGAAAGGCCAGCGTTGGAGTGCCGACATCGTGCCCGACGAAGTCGGCTTCAAGTTCAACATGAACAACATCGCCGCAGCGATCGGCCTCGCGCAGATGCCCTACATCGACGGTCTCATCGAGGCGCATCGGCGCAACGCACGCGTCTATTCGCGGATTTTCGACAATTCGCCGACGATCCGGCCACTCAGCGTGCCGCATCAGGCTGTGTCGAGCCATTGGGTGTTCACGACGCTGCTGGTCGATGAAAAGCTCGATCGCGACGGCGTGATGCAGCGCGCCAACGACGAAGGGATCGGCCTCGGCCAGGTGCATCTGCCCAACGACATCTACTCGGCCTTCAAGGACCAGAAGACCGATCTGCCAGGCGTGCAGCGCTTTGCCGACCGGCAGATTTCGTTCCCCTGCGGCTGGTGGCTGAGCGAAGCCGATTGCCGCACGATCGCCGAACGCACGCTCGAACTCTGCCGGGTCTGA